CGTGAAGGTGAATGAGCTCCTGCTTTTTCATAGTCAACCGGTCCTAACCACTGGAGGTTAATAGTAGTATCCTGAGTCGCGTTAACACACCCCTGCATAAAAACCGTGTACAAAAGGCTCTCGATATCGGTTTCGGTGCCGCGATCGAACCGAGAGTGGGGTCCTCGGGCCGCTGGGGCCGTCGAACCGAGGGCGCCGCCGGACCGCCCGCTGGGGCCGTCGGACCGACCGGTTCGAGCTCCGGGCGACGCGAACGCGGGGTTGAAAGACTTTTAGGCGGTGACGGGCTTCTCACGGGTATGGACTACGACGACATGCTCGACCGGGCGATGGAGGAGACACCGGATATCGAGGGGAGCTCCGACCGGTTCGAGGTGCCGGACCCGGACATCCGCCAGGAAGGGAACGTGACCGTCTACGAGAACTTTCAGGACACCTGCGACCGCCTCGGTCGCGAGGACGACCACGTCATGCAGGCGCTCCAGAACGAACTGGGGACCAGCGGACACATCGACGAGAGCGGCCGCGCCCGCTTGACCGGCGAGTTCAGCGAGCGACGGGTCACCAACGCCATCGACGAGTACGCCGAGGAGTTCGTCCTCTGCTCGGAGTGCGGACTCCCCGACACGCACTTCGAGCGCGAGGGTGGCGTGCTTCTCCTGCGCTGTGAAGCCTGCGGCGCGCGGTCTGCGACGAGCGGTTAACCGAGACTCTTCAGCGTCTGTAGGTCGCGGTCGGTCCGCGTGAACTCCGCGAGCCGCCGGCTCGCGTGACAGTTAGGGCAGTGATAGAGTGCCGTGTGTTCGGGGAGCTCCGTCGGCGTCGACTCCCAGTCTTTCGTGCATTCGGGGCAAAGCAATCGGACGTACGCTTCCTCCATGCGTGGTATCATCACACACGACGAGTACAAAAAGGCTAGTGCGGCGGACGCCGCGAGCGACAGGTGCCGGCCGAGAGGGGAGAGCCGCCGACCGAGGCGGCGGAACCGGCCGGTCAGGCCGGTGCGTCGACGGATTCGAGGAGTTCCTTGTAGCGGTTGCGGATGGTGACCTCGGAGATGTTGGCTACCTCGCTGACCTCGCTCTGGGTGACCTTCTCGTTGGTCAGCAGGGCGGCGGCGTACACCGCGGCGGCGGCGAGGCCGACGGGGGACTTCCCGCTGAGGATGCCCTGGTCGCGCGCGCTCACGATGAGTTCGCGGGCCCGGCGCTCGGTGTCGTCGCTGAGTTCGAGGTCCGAGACGAACCGCGGGAGGTAGCTCTCGGGGTCCGCGGGCTTGATCTCCAGGTTCAGCTCGCGGACGACGTAGCGGTAGGTCCGCGTGAGCTCCATCTTGTCGACGCGGGAGACGGCGGTCATCTCGTCGAGGCTACGCGGGGTGTTGGCCTGCCGGGCGGCGGCGTACAGCGACGCCGTCGCGACGCCCTCGATGGAGCGGCCGGGCAGGAGGTTCTCCTCCAGCGCGCGGCGGTAGATGACACTGGCCGTCTCGCGCACGGTCTTCGGGAGCCCGAGCGCGCTCGCCATCCGGTCGATCTCGCCCAGCGCTTGCTTGAGGTTGCGCTCTTTGGAGTCGCGGGTGCGGAAGCGCTCGTTCCAGGTGCGCAGGCGCTGCATCTTCTGGCGCTGGTTCGAGGACAGCGAGTTGCCGTAGGCGTCCTTGTTCTGCCAGCCGATGTTGGTCGAGAGGCCCTTGTCGTGCATCATGTTCGTCGTCGGCGCGCCGACGCGGGACTTCTCGTCCTTCTCGGAGGGGTTGAACGCTCGCCACTCGGGGCCGCGGTCGATCTCGTCTTCCTCGACGACCAGTCCGCACTCCGCACACACGGTCTCGCCGTGTTCGGTGTCGGCGTCGAGCCGACCGCCGCACTCGGGGCACTCCTGCTCGCTCGTCGATTCGGCCTCCTCCTCCTCCCGCAGCCGTTCGCTCGTCTGTTCCTCGGCGCCGGTTCGAATTGTCGTGTCGCTCATGATTGGTCTCCGGAGCGGCTCACCGGTGGCGAAAGCCATAAAAATCCGATGCCGCGGTTCCTAACAATACGTAAGTCCGAAAACTACTTAAATGTTTTGGGGGGCTGCAGCGTGATAAGCGGTCACAAATAACAGGATAGCGGCGGGATCCCTCTGAGCGCGAGCGGGTCCACAGCGGGACGGGTGACGGGGGGTTGTCGTGGGTTCGGAGGCGGAGGCGGGCGAGCGTCAGGCGCGTTCGACGCGCAGGAGGATCACGGCGAACACCCACATGAAGAGGGCGCCGACGGGGACGGTGGGCTGGTGCTGGAAGAACATGGCGGTCGAGACGGAGAACGCGACCGCGAGCACCGCGAAGCATGCGCCGAAGACGCGGACGGGGTCGAGCGTCAGGCGGGCCGTGAGGGGGGCAGGGAGGGCGTCGGCGAGCGCGTCCGGGGCTGCGTCGGCGATCCGCCGTTCGGCCCGCTCGGCAGCGGCTTCGAGCCACTGGTCGCGCGCGTAGTAGACGAGACTGAACAGGAGCATGCACCCGAAGAGAACGGCGGTCGCGAGCCAGAGTCGTCCCTCGGGCACCTGATTCGTCGGGACGAATTCGGGGATCTCGAAGACGAACTGGACGAGCCCGTCCAGCGACTGCTGGCCGAGGGCGATCCCGAACAGATAGTGAAACTGGAGGAAGACGAAGCGGATGTTGACGACGGTGAACGTGCCGTCGATCCACGACGGCGACTCGCGCAGCACCGAGACCGACCACGGCAGGAGGGCGGTCAGCCACGTCGCGAGGACTGCCAGTTCACCGGCGTACTCCGAGCGGACCCACATACTCTGGGAGAGTCGGCGTCGCCGCGTGTATAAAAGCTACCGGCTCGGCGGACGGTGCGTCGGTGTGCGTCAGGACCGAAGTAGTTCGGAGGCGGGGCAGTCGCCGGGACCGAAGTAGTTCGGAGGCGGGGCGGTCAGCGGGCGCGGTCGGCGGTCGCGTCGGCGTTACGTTCATGCACGACCGTTCCCTAGTGGCAGGTATCGAATGAGGCGCGATTACGTCACGCTGGAACTCCGTCACGTCGACCGGGACGGCGACCACCTGCCGACGGCCGTACTGGCCTACGACGGCCCGTCGGACCTCCTCGAGGAGCGGCTCACGGACGCGGTGGGTGAGCCGCTGGATCGCGAGCGCGTCGACGTCGCCTTCCGTCTGCGGACGGCCGACGGCGACACGACCGGCGTCTTCAGCCTCACCAACCGGCTGACCGGGGAGTTCGTCGTCGAGGTCAACGCCGACGCCGAATCGGTGCGCGGTCTCGTCGACGCCGCCCGCCGGGACGACGACCCCGACGACGCCGACGGCTGCTACCGCGTCGTCGTCGAGCGCGACGGCGAGGCGGTCGCCGACTACGAGAAGCGGACGCTGCTCGTCTACGACGACGAAGGCAGCCTCCTCCGACAGCGGAGTCTGATCCCGAGCGGCGTCGAGTTGTAGCCCCGCCCGGGACGCCAGCGGCCACGTTCTCCGTCCTTCGCCCGGTCGCCCTACTCGTCGAGCGACGTCACCAGCGCCGGCAGCGCCTCGGTCGCGTCCGCGCGGAGGTCGTAGTCGGCCCGCTCGGAGTACGCCGTGGCTTCGAGGTTACAGACGGCGAGCGTCGCACCCGACTCCGCTGCGATCTCGGGCAGCAACGCCGCCGGTCGCACCGTCAGCGACGACCCGACCGCGAGGAACACGTCGGCACGCCGCGCGGCGGTCTGTGCCCGGTCGAACGCCTCGTCCGGGAGCGCCTCCCCGAACAGCACCACGTCCGGTTTGAGCACGCCGCCACAGTCGCAGGTCGGCGGTCGGTCCCCGTCGCAAACGCGCCCCCAGACGGGACCGGCCGACTGGGTCGCACCGCAGCGGTCACAGACCACGCGGGCGCTCGTACCGTGGAGTTCGACCACCGACTCCGACCCCGCCGCCGCGTGCAGTCCGTCGACGTTCTGCGTGAGGAGGGTGTCGAGGTGACCCCGTGCTTCCATCGCCGCCAGCGCCTCGTGAGCGGCGTTCGGTTCGACACCGTCGCCGTACATCGTCTCCCGGAGCGCGAGCCGGTCGGTCCAGAACCCCTCGGGGTCGGCGTCGAAGCGCCGCCGGTGGAACTCGGCCGGGTCGTAAGTCTCCCAGACCGGGTCCGGCCCGTCGTCGCTCGGCTCGCCGCGGAAGGGGGGAATCCCCGACGGGACGCTCACGCCCGCGCCCGTGAGGACGACGACCCGCTCCGCGTCGGCGATTTCGGCCGCCAGCGCCGACAGTACCGCGCCGTCCGCCCCCGCGGCGCCCGCCGCGCCGTTCGCGTCGCCGCCGTCGGTCGTGTCGTCGCGCTCCATGGGACTCCCGAGGGACGAGACGGGGAAAAGTCACCCGGCGCGGTGGCCCCCACGACTAAGTGCGACGACTGCCGAGGGGAGCGTATGTGCTACGAATCGCTGCTGAACGGCGAGGCGGCCGAGCGATCGCTCGGAGCCCTCCTCCGGGAGGAACGGCGGGCGGCGCTGCGCAACGGACTGGCCGCCGCGGTGCTGGTCGTGGCGGTGCTGATCGCCGAGGGCGCGACGGCGTGGACGGTCGGCGCGCTCGCCGTCGCCGCGGTCGCGCTCGGCGCGGTCCTCCACCAGGCCGTTCTGGTCGCCGGTGCGGTCGCGGTTCGCCTCCACCACCGCGTCGGCGGAGCGGACCCGGCGACGGCCTGAGCGACGCCCCGGTGTCGCCGCTGGCGACTGAGTTCGAAACGGAAAGAGAGGGGGGAGAGAGTGGCGGAACGAAACGATGGAATGGGGTGGGTGGGGGAGAGGTGGTCGCGTGCGGCGCCTGACAGCGCCGACACGCGTAATCGCCGCAGCCGGCGATAAATGCCTTGTGTGCCAATTTTCGTGAACGATACTCGTCGGTATCGTTAATCCGAAGCCGGTCGATACCGGCGGGATTTAAGCGCTCGCCGACCGCGAATTCGAGTGACATGCGACTGCACGAATATCAGGCCAAGCAGGTCTTCTCCGACGCCGGTATCCCGACACCGGCATCGGAGCTCGCGGGGACCGTCGACGAGGCGGTCGCCGCGGCGGAAGAGATCGGCTATCCGGTCGCCATCAAGGCACAGGTACACGTCGGTGGGCGCGGGAAAGCCGGCGGGATCGAGCTCGTCGACGACAAAGCGGAGGCCGAGGAGGCAGCCGACGACATCCTCGGCATGGATCTCAAGGGCTACACCGTCGACCGCGTCCTCGTCGAGGAGGCCGTCGACTTCGAGA
This DNA window, taken from Halosimplex litoreum, encodes the following:
- a CDS encoding translation initiation factor IF-2 subunit beta gives rise to the protein MDYDDMLDRAMEETPDIEGSSDRFEVPDPDIRQEGNVTVYENFQDTCDRLGREDDHVMQALQNELGTSGHIDESGRARLTGEFSERRVTNAIDEYAEEFVLCSECGLPDTHFEREGGVLLLRCEACGARSATSG
- a CDS encoding DUF7836 family putative zinc-binding protein; translated protein: MEEAYVRLLCPECTKDWESTPTELPEHTALYHCPNCHASRRLAEFTRTDRDLQTLKSLG
- a CDS encoding transcription initiation factor IIB; this encodes MSDTTIRTGAEEQTSERLREEEEAESTSEQECPECGGRLDADTEHGETVCAECGLVVEEDEIDRGPEWRAFNPSEKDEKSRVGAPTTNMMHDKGLSTNIGWQNKDAYGNSLSSNQRQKMQRLRTWNERFRTRDSKERNLKQALGEIDRMASALGLPKTVRETASVIYRRALEENLLPGRSIEGVATASLYAAARQANTPRSLDEMTAVSRVDKMELTRTYRYVVRELNLEIKPADPESYLPRFVSDLELSDDTERRARELIVSARDQGILSGKSPVGLAAAAVYAAALLTNEKVTQSEVSEVANISEVTIRNRYKELLESVDAPA
- a CDS encoding DUF7549 family protein — translated: MWVRSEYAGELAVLATWLTALLPWSVSVLRESPSWIDGTFTVVNIRFVFLQFHYLFGIALGQQSLDGLVQFVFEIPEFVPTNQVPEGRLWLATAVLFGCMLLFSLVYYARDQWLEAAAERAERRIADAAPDALADALPAPLTARLTLDPVRVFGACFAVLAVAFSVSTAMFFQHQPTVPVGALFMWVFAVILLRVERA
- a CDS encoding DUF5793 family protein; protein product: MRRDYVTLELRHVDRDGDHLPTAVLAYDGPSDLLEERLTDAVGEPLDRERVDVAFRLRTADGDTTGVFSLTNRLTGEFVVEVNADAESVRGLVDAARRDDDPDDADGCYRVVVERDGEAVADYEKRTLLVYDDEGSLLRQRSLIPSGVEL
- a CDS encoding SIR2 family NAD-dependent protein deacylase, which gives rise to MERDDTTDGGDANGAAGAAGADGAVLSALAAEIADAERVVVLTGAGVSVPSGIPPFRGEPSDDGPDPVWETYDPAEFHRRRFDADPEGFWTDRLALRETMYGDGVEPNAAHEALAAMEARGHLDTLLTQNVDGLHAAAGSESVVELHGTSARVVCDRCGATQSAGPVWGRVCDGDRPPTCDCGGVLKPDVVLFGEALPDEAFDRAQTAARRADVFLAVGSSLTVRPAALLPEIAAESGATLAVCNLEATAYSERADYDLRADATEALPALVTSLDE